GTCAACTTTGTTTCGAATTCATTTTCTGTTAAATTTTCACCGTTAACTTTTCTTATTACTTTACTTTTAGCACTTAAAAAATTTCTTTCAATTACAATTTCAGGAGCAGATTCATCATCGAGATTTTCTGTTAAAGTTAGAGCTACTAAAATATCATTGTTTATCAAATGATTTTTTACAAGTGTATAAACTTCTTTTTTGTTTTCAGGGTCTTCCCAAATATTCTTTTTATTTGCACCAAAGCAAAAATCAACCAGCTTTAAAACCGTAGTTTTTCCAACACTATTTCCTGTAATTTTTCCTTCGCTTTTGTCAACAATTAGATTAATTCCTTTACGAAATTCAATATCTCGTATTACCGAAGCTCCTTTAGTAATTGTTAATGATTTTAAGAACATAATTCAACTCTCCCTTCTTTAACTTCTGCAATATTTGCAATATACAACCAATCCAAGCAAAGAATAAAGACTGAAAATGTCAGTTCCTTCATTTGTTTTACTTCTTGATAAAGGTTTACTATATCAAGTCCATTCGTTTTTTGAAGAACTTGTAATACAATTGCACCATTATAATAGATGCTATTTTCTGGGTGCATATTATCAGGAAGAAGCATAATTATAATTTTGAGGGTTTTCGAATATTTTACATCTTATAAATGCATCGACAACAAGAATATCAATACATAGTTCTAATTCATCAATAGGGATTTCTTCAAAATTAGGACTTTCAAGCACCTTTTCCTTTATTTTCTCAATAACTTCTTGAAAAACAAAATCAGCTGTACCAGAGTTTTTTAGATTACGATATTCTTTTCGAATGCTTCTCAATACCGATGTACTTTTATTAACTCCAGAAGTGTCAAATTCAGAATATTTTTCATCAACTTTTTTATAAAACACACAATATTCATCAATTATATCTTTTGAATCCTTTAGGTCATTATGTGTGATTTTACGCTCAATTTCAAAACTATTAACAGACTCACTTTCATTTCTTTCATCCCATTTTTCTTTGGAAAGTATGTTTATTACAGAAGCAAGATTTGAATCAAGCTTAACAATATCAACTTCCCCTCCAAGCTCTTCTTTTATGAATCTGTATACCTCTTTTATTTCAACTGCTTTTTTGCTTAAAGTTGTATTCAGCACAGAAGTAACATCAACTATGTCTGCAATAGGTACAAAAGTCAAAGAAAAGGGATTCTTAAACGTTTTTTTTCTTAAATCAGAAGCATCCTTTGAAATAGAGATGAATTTAAATGAATAACCTTTATAATTATTCAATAGTTTTTTTGATAGAGCCGATTCAACTTTTTGTTTCGTGCAAGTTGCTGATACCTGAACAACTATCTTGTTTGTATGGTCTATTAAATCTATTGCTTCAACGTTTTGCAACTTTGCATTTAAATTCTCAAGCGAATAGCCATACAATAAATTTAAAAGGTGCAAATAGAAATTCTCTGAATGTAAATGCAAGTCTAATATATTCAGCTTTCCCCTAGTTTCAATCCTCCTTGCTAAAACATGGAGTTCTTTTTCTATGTAATTGAAATAAAGGTTTCTATTCATTTTTTCTAATTGTTTTTGCAAATATACTTAAAATGTTTTCATCTCTAATTTTAATGCACTACTGTTTCTTGCATTGTTTACAACTCACTTATAAGCTCCATTAATGTCGTTTATAAGACTAGTAAGCTTAGTAAAATGTAATTTTGCCCATGAATCTACAAAACAATAATAAATTAACAAAATAATTATCCTGATTGTTTGGAGCATTGGTAGGCTCTGGTGTGTATGTGTTGTATGAGTAAAGATATTCTTTTTTGATCCCAGACCAACTTTTGAAACTGATCCCCTAAAATTGAGATTGTTTTTGCGCCCAATTTACTCCATAAAAAAAGCAGTTAGTTGATAATCAACTAACTGCTTTCACCCTGAGTACCCGGGGCGGGACTTGAACCCAACTCCATATATTGCTTAATACCAATAGCTTACAAATATTATTTTAAGAGGGTGTCGATATTGTCCCTCCAACAACTTTCAATTCATTATTAATACACCAATAAAGGTATCAATTTATCATGATTCCTTCAAATAATATTACTGTTTTTAGCTCCCCTTTAGAATTTATAAATGCTATTGTAGCATACAAATATTATAAAAAACACTCTTAGCTTCCTTCTAAATTCCAATTTATATTCCATTCAATTTTTTCAAATCGTTGACTTACTTCGTTTATTCTTGCCAATATTTCAGATTCTGGAGGCAAAGTTCCAAAAACTAATTCTTTAAAAACACCATTATAAGTTTCAGATAGCTGCAACCATGTATTTTTAGGATCTTTAAATATCAAAGCTTCAATTGGATGATGTTTAAGCCAATTGTTATTGTTTCTAAAACTTTCTACATCTGCCTCTGCAACTTTTATCAATAGTTTTTCAAAGTCCTCTGAGTAGAAAAAATGATTCAATTTTTTTTCTGATAGGAGCAGGTGAATATCATAAGTATGCCGGATCTTATTTCTTAAATCTCCAATTGGATTTTTTGTATGGGAGAAACGAACCAGACTCATTATTTTCTCGCATAA
This genomic interval from uncultured Marinifilum sp. contains the following:
- a CDS encoding ABC-three component system middle component 6, with protein sequence MLLPDNMHPENSIYYNGAIVLQVLQKTNGLDIVNLYQEVKQMKELTFSVFILCLDWLYIANIAEVKEGRVELCS
- a CDS encoding ABC-three component system protein, with translation MNRNLYFNYIEKELHVLARRIETRGKLNILDLHLHSENFYLHLLNLLYGYSLENLNAKLQNVEAIDLIDHTNKIVVQVSATCTKQKVESALSKKLLNNYKGYSFKFISISKDASDLRKKTFKNPFSLTFVPIADIVDVTSVLNTTLSKKAVEIKEVYRFIKEELGGEVDIVKLDSNLASVINILSKEKWDERNESESVNSFEIERKITHNDLKDSKDIIDEYCVFYKKVDEKYSEFDTSGVNKSTSVLRSIRKEYRNLKNSGTADFVFQEVIEKIKEKVLESPNFEEIPIDELELCIDILVVDAFIRCKIFENPQNYNYASS